One window from the genome of Bacillus weihaiensis encodes:
- a CDS encoding sirohydrochlorin chelatase codes for MKAVLLVGHGSRDPEGNEQVRQTIQELIPQLDTHLLIETCFLEFEKPTITQGIQTCVEKGATSVYVIPLMLLAAGHSKIHIPAAIDEAKEKYPHVTFTYGRPFGIHEETIEICKSRLEEVGETLNTNDPDTAVILLGRGGSDPDANSDLYKITRLLWEKLDYKFVEPAFMGVTDPLIKEGVERCVKLGAKKIVILPYFLFTGILIKRLEGMIEEFAETYPAIEFKLAGYFGFHDRLKKIISDRIQEALQGEVKMNCDTCVYRIDAMEHIAHHHHHDHDHHHDHEHEHDHHHHHEVQKA; via the coding sequence ATGAAAGCAGTATTACTTGTTGGACATGGTAGTAGAGATCCTGAGGGTAATGAACAGGTTCGTCAAACCATTCAAGAGCTTATTCCTCAGCTTGACACACACTTATTAATTGAAACCTGCTTTTTAGAATTCGAAAAACCAACAATCACTCAAGGTATACAAACATGTGTTGAAAAGGGAGCAACGAGTGTATATGTTATCCCACTCATGCTTTTAGCTGCAGGGCACTCAAAAATCCATATTCCAGCAGCAATAGATGAAGCAAAGGAAAAATATCCTCATGTTACTTTTACATATGGACGTCCTTTTGGCATTCATGAGGAAACAATTGAAATATGTAAGAGCCGGTTAGAGGAAGTTGGCGAAACACTAAATACAAATGATCCTGATACAGCGGTTATTTTGTTAGGACGAGGAGGTAGCGACCCTGATGCAAATAGTGATTTATACAAGATTACAAGACTCCTATGGGAAAAACTTGATTACAAGTTTGTTGAGCCTGCCTTTATGGGAGTAACCGATCCGCTCATTAAAGAAGGTGTCGAACGCTGTGTCAAACTAGGTGCAAAGAAAATTGTTATCCTTCCTTACTTTTTGTTTACGGGGATCCTAATTAAAAGACTTGAAGGAATGATTGAAGAATTCGCTGAAACATACCCTGCCATTGAATTTAAGCTTGCCGGTTATTTTGGATTTCACGATCGCTTAAAGAAAATCATCTCAGATAGAATCCAAGAAGCCTTACAAGGAGAAGTGAAAATGAACTGTGATACCTGTGTGTATCGAATAGATGCGATGGAACATATTGCCCACCATCATCACCACGACCATGATCATCATCATGACCATGAGCACGAGCACGATCACCATCATCACCATGAGGTTCAAAAGGCATGA
- the cobK gene encoding precorrin-6A reductase has product MILFLAGTSDARALALQIKDAGYPLLTTVVTENAAKEMKKAGLDVLVGRLTSDDFTSLITAKNLKMVVDASHPFAEEASKQARKGAIAANVPYIRYERESQSFPNKNITLVESYDKAAELAAEKQGVIMLTTGSKTLQIFTEKLLSLPNTRVIARMLPRKDNMEKCEALGLPQKDIVAIQGPFTKEFNLALYKQYGVTTMITKESGKVGSVDEKLDAALELDIQTIMIQRPKIDYGSTFSTFQEILHTVETHVSIGNHV; this is encoded by the coding sequence ATGATACTCTTTCTAGCTGGGACAAGTGATGCTCGAGCATTAGCATTACAAATAAAGGACGCTGGTTATCCACTTCTTACTACTGTTGTAACAGAAAATGCTGCAAAGGAAATGAAGAAAGCTGGGTTAGATGTATTGGTCGGCCGATTAACAAGTGATGATTTCACCTCTTTAATCACTGCAAAAAATCTAAAGATGGTAGTGGATGCCAGTCATCCGTTTGCAGAAGAAGCCAGTAAACAGGCTCGAAAAGGTGCCATTGCTGCTAACGTTCCTTACATCCGTTACGAACGCGAATCTCAAAGCTTTCCTAACAAGAACATAACCCTCGTTGAAAGCTATGACAAAGCAGCAGAATTAGCAGCAGAAAAACAAGGAGTTATTATGCTAACAACCGGAAGTAAAACACTGCAAATTTTCACTGAAAAGCTTCTCTCTCTTCCAAATACGAGAGTAATTGCTCGCATGCTTCCTCGTAAAGATAATATGGAAAAATGTGAAGCACTAGGCTTACCACAAAAAGATATTGTGGCCATACAGGGTCCTTTTACAAAGGAGTTTAATTTGGCACTTTATAAGCAATACGGTGTGACAACAATGATTACAAAAGAAAGCGGAAAAGTAGGCTCTGTTGATGAAAAGCTTGACGCCGCATTAGAGCTTGATATTCAGACTATTATGATCCAACGTCCAAAAATAGATTATGGTTCTACTTTCTCAACCTTTCAGGAGATTTTACATACAGTTGAGACTCATGTAAGCATTGGAAATCATGTGTAA
- a CDS encoding precorrin-8X methylmutase — MDFKTAFKPLTVQPQEIEGISFNMIDSEFGEHTFTENQYKVVQRVVHASADFELGHSLLFHEKAIEAGVKAILNGEQVYADVQMILGGVSKGRIEKHGGGVHVFISDPDVMEEAKRLNTTRAIISVRKAIQQFDGGIYAIGNAPTALLELIRLIKEGMAKPSLVIGLPVGFVSAPESKEELAKLDVPFITNVGRKGGSTVTVAALNAISLLAEKA, encoded by the coding sequence ATGGATTTTAAAACCGCATTCAAACCTTTAACCGTTCAGCCACAGGAAATCGAAGGGATTAGCTTTAACATGATTGACTCAGAATTTGGAGAACACACATTCACCGAGAATCAATACAAGGTTGTCCAGCGTGTTGTTCATGCTTCAGCAGATTTCGAACTAGGACATAGCTTACTTTTTCATGAAAAAGCGATAGAGGCAGGAGTAAAGGCAATTTTAAATGGAGAGCAGGTATATGCAGACGTCCAAATGATCTTAGGTGGGGTTAGTAAAGGGAGAATTGAAAAGCACGGAGGGGGAGTACATGTTTTCATTTCTGATCCTGATGTTATGGAGGAAGCAAAACGATTAAATACAACTCGTGCCATCATTTCAGTAAGAAAAGCCATTCAACAATTTGACGGGGGAATTTATGCGATTGGAAATGCTCCAACTGCCCTTTTAGAGCTTATTCGATTAATAAAAGAAGGAATGGCAAAGCCAAGTCTTGTGATAGGACTTCCAGTAGGCTTCGTGTCGGCTCCCGAATCAAAGGAGGAGCTTGCTAAATTAGATGTTCCGTTCATCACGAACGTCGGCAGAAAAGGCGGAAGTACTGTAACGGTTGCAGCGTTAAATGCAATCTCTTTATTAGCTGAAAAGGCATAA
- a CDS encoding cobalt-precorrin-5B (C(1))-methyltransferase — translation MEAKSKKKDKKEMRSGYTTGACATATAKAALIALITGEEQLESTIYLPVGKFATFVMESCVIDANYVETGTIKDAGDDPDATHGALIKARVSWKDEPGIELDGGIGVGRVTKEGLPVPVGQAAINPVPRKMITEAVEEVLTEHAITKGVSVIISVPEGEKMAEKTLNKRLGIIGGISILGTRGTVIPFSSSAYMASIVQAISVARASDCEHVVITTGGRSEKYGMAEYPHLPEEAFIEMGDFVGFTLKQCKKQGIKKVSLVGMMGKFSKVAQGVMMVHSKSAPVDFPFLASVAAKAGVTDPIVIEKIEQANTASQVGDLLLEEGYHDFFTKLCTYCCESSLKEIKGGLDIQTSIYTMKGLLLGKAELNEY, via the coding sequence ATGGAGGCAAAGAGCAAAAAGAAAGACAAAAAAGAGATGCGCTCAGGCTATACAACTGGGGCTTGCGCAACCGCAACAGCGAAAGCCGCTCTCATTGCTCTCATAACAGGAGAAGAACAGCTAGAATCCACGATTTACTTACCCGTTGGTAAATTTGCAACGTTTGTAATGGAAAGCTGTGTGATTGACGCAAATTATGTTGAAACAGGGACAATAAAAGATGCTGGTGATGATCCAGATGCAACTCACGGAGCACTCATTAAAGCACGTGTATCGTGGAAAGATGAACCAGGTATTGAATTAGATGGCGGGATTGGTGTTGGTCGTGTAACAAAAGAAGGACTTCCTGTACCTGTAGGCCAGGCAGCAATCAATCCGGTTCCACGGAAAATGATTACTGAAGCCGTTGAGGAAGTGCTAACTGAACATGCAATCACTAAAGGCGTATCCGTCATCATTTCAGTCCCTGAAGGAGAAAAGATGGCCGAAAAAACACTCAATAAGCGTCTTGGAATTATCGGGGGTATATCCATCCTAGGGACAAGGGGGACCGTGATTCCCTTTTCTAGCTCCGCATATATGGCAAGTATTGTCCAAGCAATTAGTGTAGCAAGAGCTAGCGATTGTGAACATGTCGTTATTACAACCGGAGGTCGTAGCGAGAAATATGGAATGGCGGAGTACCCTCATCTTCCTGAAGAAGCGTTTATTGAAATGGGCGATTTTGTTGGTTTTACTCTTAAACAATGTAAAAAACAAGGAATTAAGAAGGTCTCTTTAGTAGGCATGATGGGTAAATTTTCAAAAGTAGCACAAGGGGTCATGATGGTCCATTCTAAGAGCGCACCAGTTGACTTTCCCTTTTTAGCGTCTGTTGCAGCTAAAGCAGGTGTAACAGACCCGATAGTCATTGAAAAGATCGAACAAGCTAATACAGCCTCTCAGGTCGGCGATTTACTACTAGAAGAAGGCTACCATGATTTTTTCACTAAACTATGTACCTATTGCTGTGAATCTAGCTTGAAGGAAATAAAAGGTGGTTTAGACATTCAAACAAGCATCTATACAATGAAGGGCTTGTTACTAGGAAAGGCTGAATTAAATGAATACTAA
- a CDS encoding bifunctional cobalt-precorrin-7 (C(5))-methyltransferase/cobalt-precorrin-6B (C(15))-methyltransferase — protein MNTKIKVIGIGDDGENSLLPLYQSWIKNSERLVGGERQLSFFPHYEGEKITIQGGLSTLLTKLKEEPKDTIVLASGDPLFYGIGRYLSTKLEIETYPNISSIQLAFARLNESWNDAYVISLHGRKIQGFAQKIHGKKKVAILTDKTNTPATIAQYLLSFNMHEYTAFVAENLGGETEHYQSLTLEEMATREFSPLNVVILQQMKEVKQWTIGIDDEEFYQRKPEKGLLTKKEIRTLSLSELKLHEKSVVWDIGTCTGSVAIEACLVAKEGQVFAIEKNTYDLENCRQNMKKFRTDFTVVQGKAPEGLDVFPDPDSIFIGGTAGSMADIITLCCTRLKPNGRIVLNAVTIENLAQALELFKSNSFETKITLAQVSRSKPILNLTRFDALNPIYIITAKHIKENES, from the coding sequence ATGAATACTAAAATAAAAGTGATTGGAATAGGAGACGACGGTGAAAACAGTCTACTCCCACTCTATCAATCATGGATAAAGAATAGTGAACGGTTAGTAGGTGGTGAAAGACAATTATCATTTTTCCCACATTATGAGGGCGAAAAAATTACCATACAAGGTGGACTTTCCACTCTCCTTACGAAGCTTAAGGAAGAACCGAAAGATACCATTGTCTTAGCTTCAGGTGATCCATTGTTTTACGGAATTGGACGGTATCTATCAACAAAACTTGAAATTGAAACGTATCCCAATATTAGTTCGATTCAACTAGCCTTTGCTCGATTAAACGAAAGCTGGAATGATGCTTACGTTATTAGTCTTCACGGTCGAAAGATACAAGGCTTTGCTCAAAAAATCCATGGGAAAAAGAAAGTGGCCATTTTAACTGACAAAACAAATACCCCAGCTACAATTGCTCAGTACCTTCTATCATTTAACATGCATGAGTATACTGCATTTGTTGCAGAAAATTTAGGTGGGGAAACCGAACACTATCAATCTCTTACATTAGAAGAAATGGCTACTCGTGAATTTTCGCCACTAAATGTTGTCATTCTACAACAAATGAAAGAAGTCAAACAATGGACAATTGGGATTGATGATGAGGAGTTTTATCAACGAAAACCTGAAAAAGGATTACTCACAAAAAAAGAAATACGCACGTTAAGCTTGAGTGAGCTGAAGCTTCATGAAAAAAGTGTAGTTTGGGATATTGGAACTTGTACAGGCTCTGTTGCCATTGAAGCGTGTTTAGTAGCAAAGGAAGGCCAAGTATTTGCCATTGAAAAGAATACGTACGATTTAGAAAATTGCCGCCAAAACATGAAAAAATTCCGAACAGATTTTACGGTTGTTCAAGGAAAAGCACCTGAAGGCTTAGATGTATTTCCAGACCCAGACAGTATTTTTATAGGGGGAACCGCTGGTAGCATGGCCGACATCATAACTCTATGCTGCACACGATTAAAGCCTAATGGACGCATTGTTTTAAATGCTGTAACCATTGAAAATCTAGCTCAGGCACTTGAACTATTTAAATCCAATAGCTTTGAAACAAAGATTACATTAGCTCAAGTTTCAAGAAGCAAACCGATTTTAAATCTAACTCGCTTTGATGCGTTAAATCCAATTTATATCATAACAGCAAAGCATATAAAGGAGAATGAATCATGA
- the cobI gene encoding precorrin-2 C(20)-methyltransferase, whose product MIGTLYGLGVGPGDPELLTVKAYRKLKESPVIAYPKKRKGSKSYAHKIVDVYLTPGEKEMLGLVFPMTKDPAILEREWSNTVEQVWEKLKLGKDVAFVTEGDPLLYSTFIHMMNLMKERYPEVHIQTVPGISSINGAASRLGIALAEGDDHVAIIPANDDYEAMKNAIEAHDCVIFIKVAKVIDLMLRVLRDLDLLNKASVVTKVTSDEEIIWNIHELDRAELEYLTLMVVRK is encoded by the coding sequence ATGATTGGAACTCTTTATGGGTTAGGAGTTGGACCAGGAGACCCTGAGCTTTTAACTGTAAAAGCATATCGAAAGCTAAAGGAATCTCCAGTCATTGCCTATCCAAAAAAACGAAAGGGAAGCAAAAGCTACGCGCATAAAATTGTGGACGTGTACCTCACACCTGGAGAAAAAGAAATGCTAGGCCTTGTGTTTCCAATGACAAAAGATCCAGCAATTTTAGAACGAGAGTGGTCAAACACCGTTGAGCAGGTATGGGAGAAATTAAAGCTTGGTAAGGATGTTGCTTTTGTAACGGAAGGAGATCCTCTCTTATATAGTACCTTTATTCACATGATGAACCTTATGAAAGAAAGATATCCGGAGGTTCATATTCAGACTGTTCCAGGAATTTCATCTATAAACGGAGCCGCCTCTAGATTAGGAATCGCCTTAGCTGAAGGAGATGACCATGTAGCAATCATTCCAGCAAACGACGATTATGAGGCGATGAAAAATGCCATTGAAGCACATGATTGTGTGATCTTTATAAAAGTTGCAAAAGTAATTGACTTAATGCTACGCGTATTACGAGACTTAGATCTCCTTAATAAAGCATCTGTCGTGACAAAAGTTACCTCTGATGAGGAGATTATTTGGAACATTCATGAACTTGACCGAGCGGAACTTGAATACTTAACATTAATGGTGGTGAGAAAATAA
- the cobM gene encoding precorrin-4 C(11)-methyltransferase, protein MKLTIIGAGPGDPDLITVKGLRLLQEADVVLYADSLVSEELINKSDPEAEIIKTAGMHLEEMVELMVDRVTKGKKVVRVHTGDPAVYGAIMEQISILNKQDITVEIIPGVSSVFASAAALGAELTIPDLTQTVILTRAEGRTPVPDKEKLKDLAQHNCTVALFLSATLTKKIVKEFLDAGWSKETPVGVVYKATWPDEKIVRSTLETLDEDMRKNGIRKQAMILAGWALDPHIHDKDFRSKLYDKEFTHGFRKGVKS, encoded by the coding sequence ATGAAGCTTACAATTATAGGAGCTGGTCCTGGGGATCCAGATTTAATTACTGTGAAAGGACTAAGGCTATTACAGGAAGCAGATGTTGTTTTATATGCAGATTCATTAGTGAGTGAAGAGCTTATAAATAAATCGGATCCTGAAGCTGAAATTATCAAAACAGCCGGAATGCATTTAGAAGAGATGGTCGAATTAATGGTTGATCGTGTTACAAAAGGAAAAAAGGTTGTTCGTGTACATACAGGAGATCCAGCAGTTTATGGAGCCATTATGGAGCAAATCTCCATTTTAAATAAACAGGATATTACAGTTGAAATTATTCCAGGTGTAAGCTCAGTTTTTGCTTCTGCTGCTGCATTAGGTGCTGAGCTTACCATTCCAGACTTAACTCAAACTGTGATTTTAACTCGGGCTGAAGGTCGTACACCTGTTCCAGATAAAGAAAAATTAAAAGATTTAGCTCAGCACAATTGTACGGTGGCTCTGTTCTTAAGTGCCACGTTAACAAAAAAAATTGTGAAAGAGTTTTTAGATGCTGGCTGGAGTAAGGAAACTCCTGTTGGGGTTGTATATAAAGCAACGTGGCCAGACGAAAAAATCGTTCGGTCCACATTAGAGACCTTAGATGAGGATATGCGTAAAAACGGAATAAGAAAGCAAGCTATGATCCTAGCAGGCTGGGCATTAGACCCTCACATTCATGATAAGGATTTTCGCTCAAAGCTTTACGATAAAGAATTTACACATGGATTTCGTAAAGGAGTGAAATCATGA
- a CDS encoding cobalt-precorrin 5A hydrolase: MTLHLQEGKQIELNSSKPFAVVAITKHGVELARHLHATFQQTDLFYMSKFEQGDEDQRRIQLFEGNVRMLLPALFSSYKGIIVIISLGAVVRMIAPLLKDKKTDPAVVVIDDKGKHVISVLSGHLGGANELTRELADHLKATPVITTASDVQQTIPVDLFGQKFGWVWESSEKLTPVSAAVVNEEPVAIIQESGERNWWNYKKPLPNSLTVYKTFDEAIAAKPNAALIISHRILTEKEEELLQNGVLYRPKVIVLGIGCNRGTSMEEIEAVILSTLEELRFSVKSVKDVCSITLKQDEAGILALAQKYQWPFTCYSPEQLNSVKIKNPSDTVYKFTGAYGVSEPAALLHSGADSLILTKKKSGNVTLSVALITHS, encoded by the coding sequence ATGACGCTTCACTTACAAGAAGGAAAACAGATTGAGCTTAATTCTTCGAAACCATTTGCAGTGGTTGCGATTACAAAGCATGGTGTTGAGCTTGCTCGACACCTCCATGCAACTTTTCAACAAACAGATTTGTTCTACATGAGCAAGTTTGAGCAGGGCGACGAAGATCAACGAAGAATTCAGCTTTTTGAAGGAAATGTAAGAATGTTACTTCCAGCTCTTTTCTCTTCCTATAAAGGCATTATCGTGATTATTTCACTCGGTGCCGTCGTCCGCATGATTGCACCCTTGTTAAAGGATAAAAAAACAGATCCTGCAGTTGTTGTTATCGATGATAAAGGTAAGCATGTGATAAGCGTGCTTTCCGGACATCTTGGGGGAGCAAATGAATTAACACGTGAACTTGCTGACCATTTGAAAGCTACACCTGTGATTACAACAGCATCCGATGTTCAACAAACCATACCAGTTGACTTATTTGGTCAAAAGTTTGGTTGGGTGTGGGAATCTTCTGAAAAACTAACACCTGTAAGTGCAGCTGTCGTGAATGAGGAGCCTGTCGCCATTATTCAAGAGTCAGGTGAAAGAAATTGGTGGAATTATAAGAAACCGCTCCCTAACTCATTAACTGTGTATAAAACATTTGATGAGGCAATCGCAGCCAAGCCAAATGCAGCTCTAATCATTAGCCATAGGATCTTAACGGAGAAAGAAGAAGAATTATTACAAAATGGAGTTCTATATCGTCCTAAAGTCATCGTTTTAGGAATTGGCTGCAATAGAGGAACATCTATGGAAGAAATTGAAGCTGTTATTCTTTCTACATTAGAAGAGCTTCGGTTTTCAGTTAAAAGTGTTAAGGATGTTTGCTCTATTACCTTAAAACAAGATGAAGCAGGAATTTTAGCCCTTGCCCAAAAATATCAATGGCCTTTCACATGCTATTCACCTGAACAACTAAATTCGGTAAAGATTAAGAATCCATCTGATACTGTTTACAAATTCACTGGTGCTTATGGTGTAAGCGAGCCAGCCGCATTACTACATAGTGGAGCAGATTCTTTAATTCTCACAAAGAAAAAATCAGGTAATGTAACGTTATCTGTTGCACTCATTACTCATTCGTAA
- a CDS encoding cobyrinate a,c-diamide synthase has translation MTNHRLVIAGTGSGVGKTTFTIGLMAAFMKKGLTVQGFKCGPDYIDPSYHTAVTKRASRNLDSWMLPKETVIDIFTHGSIGADISIIEGVMGFFDGKNPKHNVGSTADISMITQSPVLLVVNCASMARSAAAIVKGFQVLSEGANIVGVIANKVGSEGHYKLVKTAIEQECGIPVVGYMKRELDIEIPERHLGLIPSIERGELDPFFQKLGDLVDSTVDMEQLFELAKAPTLQQTANPSLFSKRNSPSIKLGIAKDEAFNFYYPENLEILQSHGAELVFFSPIRDKELPNELDGIYLGGGFPEEYASKLAENKEMIFSVKQAIENGLPTLAECGGFMYLTSSITTTKKETYQMVDLIPGQVHMQTKLAALGYREITGHSRNFLLSERHQAKGHEFHYSTFHSKADTEFLHAYETKGMRGIKKEGYVKGNLVAGYTHFHFASCLEMVKRWIKACEEHKAYA, from the coding sequence ATGACAAATCATCGTCTTGTAATAGCAGGAACTGGAAGCGGTGTTGGAAAAACAACATTTACAATTGGCTTAATGGCTGCTTTTATGAAAAAGGGATTAACTGTACAAGGCTTCAAATGTGGACCTGACTATATTGATCCCTCCTATCATACAGCTGTAACAAAGCGAGCATCCCGAAACTTAGATAGCTGGATGCTTCCAAAAGAAACGGTGATCGATATTTTCACTCATGGAAGTATAGGTGCAGATATCTCCATTATTGAAGGGGTTATGGGATTTTTTGACGGTAAAAACCCAAAACATAACGTAGGTAGTACAGCTGACATAAGTATGATTACTCAAAGTCCTGTTTTGCTTGTCGTCAATTGCGCGAGCATGGCTAGGAGTGCTGCCGCCATTGTAAAAGGGTTTCAAGTTCTTTCTGAAGGAGCAAATATTGTCGGTGTTATTGCAAACAAAGTCGGTAGTGAAGGTCATTATAAGCTTGTCAAAACGGCAATAGAACAAGAATGTGGTATTCCTGTCGTTGGATATATGAAGCGTGAGCTTGATATTGAGATTCCTGAACGTCATCTTGGACTTATTCCTTCTATTGAACGAGGAGAATTAGATCCTTTCTTTCAAAAGCTTGGAGATCTTGTAGATAGCACTGTTGATATGGAACAATTATTCGAGCTAGCAAAAGCTCCAACTCTTCAACAAACAGCGAATCCTTCTTTGTTTTCGAAGCGAAACTCACCCTCCATTAAATTAGGAATAGCCAAGGATGAGGCATTTAATTTCTACTATCCTGAAAATCTAGAAATCCTTCAATCCCATGGTGCTGAACTTGTCTTTTTTTCACCAATACGTGATAAAGAACTTCCTAATGAGCTTGACGGAATCTATCTTGGTGGTGGCTTTCCAGAGGAATACGCAAGTAAGCTAGCCGAAAACAAAGAGATGATCTTTTCCGTCAAACAAGCTATTGAAAATGGACTTCCAACCCTTGCAGAATGTGGAGGCTTTATGTACTTAACAAGCTCCATTACAACAACCAAAAAAGAAACCTATCAAATGGTCGACTTAATTCCTGGTCAAGTGCACATGCAAACAAAGCTAGCAGCACTTGGTTACAGAGAAATCACCGGGCATTCTAGGAATTTTCTACTTAGCGAAAGGCACCAAGCAAAAGGACATGAATTTCATTACAGTACATTTCACTCAAAAGCAGATACTGAGTTCCTTCATGCATATGAAACAAAAGGAATGCGTGGCATAAAGAAAGAAGGCTATGTAAAGGGGAATCTCGTTGCAGGCTATACACATTTCCATTTTGCTTCTTGTCTTGAGATGGTTAAACGCTGGATTAAAGCATGCGAGGAACATAAAGCCTATGCCTAG
- a CDS encoding cobyric acid synthase has translation MPSSQPIMFQGTHSDAGKSVIVTAFCRIFSQDGYKTAPFKSQNMALNSYITVDGKEIGRAQGVQAEAANIQATTDMNPILIKPNRENESQIVVHGKPFKNMEAGAYRRDFFDTGIQLIQQSLINLNKRYDRIVIEGAGSPAEVNLNDRELVNMRVARMANAPVVLIGDIEKGGVFASLVGTLQLLEKEDHNRVIGVIINKFRGDLSLLQPGLSWFEEYTGKKVLGVIPHLPNLNIDAEDSVILNQYTHKQNSEKEIDIAVIQYPKISNFTDLDPFTVEEDCHIRYVSSAKELKQPDLVILPGSKNTIEDLLFLKNSGLADKLESLRQKGNTFFFGICGGYQMLGSEVHDPLSIESPFVTSKGLQFVPLQTTITKEKTTTLSQGIVIFQNNRFEVKGYEIHMGITKFEGNIKPFIKKTTELDGCMSYNEKIIGTYFHGIFHNDPFRESYINHIREFKGLAPIYRRPSYVDIREEAYDRLADHVRHHVDLEYIETKMKEYQQAAT, from the coding sequence ATGCCTAGCTCTCAACCTATCATGTTTCAAGGGACTCATTCTGATGCTGGAAAAAGTGTTATTGTTACAGCATTTTGTCGGATTTTCTCACAGGATGGGTATAAAACAGCCCCATTCAAATCACAAAACATGGCTCTAAATTCCTATATTACGGTCGATGGAAAGGAAATTGGTCGTGCACAGGGAGTACAAGCCGAGGCAGCAAATATCCAAGCTACAACCGATATGAATCCCATTCTCATTAAACCAAATCGCGAGAATGAATCACAAATCGTGGTCCATGGGAAGCCTTTTAAGAATATGGAGGCTGGTGCATACCGGAGAGACTTCTTTGACACAGGGATTCAGCTCATTCAGCAATCTCTCATAAACTTAAATAAAAGGTATGATCGTATTGTCATAGAAGGTGCAGGCAGTCCTGCTGAAGTAAATTTAAATGACCGCGAACTCGTGAACATGCGTGTGGCAAGGATGGCCAATGCCCCAGTTGTTTTAATTGGTGACATTGAAAAAGGAGGTGTTTTTGCTAGTTTAGTTGGAACACTTCAGCTTTTAGAGAAGGAAGATCATAACCGGGTTATCGGCGTGATTATTAATAAGTTTAGAGGGGACCTTTCCCTTTTACAGCCAGGTCTTAGCTGGTTTGAAGAATATACAGGAAAGAAAGTTCTAGGGGTCATTCCACATCTCCCTAACTTAAATATAGATGCAGAGGATTCAGTGATATTAAACCAGTATACTCATAAACAAAATAGTGAAAAAGAAATTGATATTGCCGTAATTCAATATCCAAAAATCTCAAATTTTACTGATCTAGATCCGTTTACAGTAGAAGAAGATTGCCATATACGCTATGTTTCATCTGCAAAAGAGTTAAAACAGCCAGACCTTGTTATTTTACCTGGTAGTAAAAATACGATTGAGGACCTACTTTTCTTAAAGAATAGTGGACTTGCAGATAAGCTTGAATCCTTACGTCAGAAGGGAAACACCTTTTTCTTTGGTATATGTGGCGGATATCAGATGCTTGGCTCAGAGGTACATGACCCCTTATCTATTGAATCTCCTTTTGTTACTTCAAAAGGCTTACAATTTGTGCCGCTTCAAACAACTATCACGAAGGAAAAAACAACGACCTTATCTCAGGGAATCGTCATCTTCCAAAATAATAGATTTGAAGTGAAAGGCTACGAGATTCATATGGGAATCACAAAGTTTGAGGGTAATATAAAACCTTTTATAAAAAAAACGACAGAACTAGACGGGTGTATGTCATATAACGAAAAAATCATTGGCACTTACTTTCATGGTATTTTTCATAATGATCCATTTCGCGAATCGTATATAAATCATATTCGCGAGTTTAAAGGTTTAGCGCCGATCTATCGCCGCCCTTCCTACGTAGATATCCGCGAGGAAGCGTATGATCGACTCGCAGATCATGTTCGACATCATGTAGACCTTGAATATATTGAAACAAAAATGAAGGAATATCAGCAAGCAGCAACATAA